One Neodiprion pinetum isolate iyNeoPine1 chromosome 1, iyNeoPine1.2, whole genome shotgun sequence genomic window carries:
- the LOC124215075 gene encoding uncharacterized protein: MSDSEDTDESVGEWPVTKEWLEELLTVHHGEGSQVSVDDFTVRPGCAAGDSVLSDILAVSVEYRLKPENTRCELSVIVKLLPQDPFSRFFVTEAQFDLREIKFYTQVVPELEAFQKKQLAGEEEGSGVQLPELPIPACVHAHYSPAGGTEESPEPPESFLVLENLRPRGFEGAEFSRGLTLRQAEAALTAVARLHALSLAIKVKEGRSLSERYTFLFQTARATDSYQQLVERGLPQLARFLERRPGLEAVLEALLALRPRTKEIIAALLAPEGPLALITHTDFWCNNLLFRDTENGVCECAILDWQMVTYSRPTNDVALLLVSSVPTELRRRHTESLLDRYWAVLTSNCSGLGLDIPKDLDYSRADLSRDYRRSLLLALLLCIGSVDVALGDPLTEQRLIDVLEDLHNDGILSGESIEINPSVQ; the protein is encoded by the exons ATGTCGGACAGCGAGGACACCGACGAATCCGTCGGGGAGTGGCCCGTGACCAAGGAGTGGCTCGAAGAATTACTCACGGTCCATCACGGCGAGGGGTCGCAGGTTTCCGTCGACGATTTCACCGTCAGACCCGGATGCGCCGCAGGCGACAGCGTCCTCAGCGACATCCTCGCTGTCTCGGTCGAGTATCGTTTGAAGCCGGAAAACACGCGGTGCGAGCTCAGCGTTATCGTTAAACTTTTGCCCCAGGACCCGTTCAGTCGATTCTTCGTGACCGAGGCTCAATTCGATCTTCGagagatcaaattttacaCCCAG GTTGTTCCGGAGCTGGAAGCTTTCCAGAAGAAACAATTAGCCGGGGAAGAAGAAGGGAGCGGAGTCCAACTCCCCGAATTGCCAATACCTGCCTGTGTTCATGCTCACTACAGTCCAGCGGGAGGGACTGAAGAGAGTCCGGAGCCTCCGGAGTCCTTTTTGGTATTAGAAAATCTTCGACCTCGTGGTTTTGAGGGAGCTGAATTTTCCCGAGGACTAACCCTTAGGCAGGCCGAAGCTGCGCTGACGGCTGTTGCTCGACTCCACGCTTTGTCATTGGCGATCAAAGTCAAGGAAGGAAGATCGCTCTCCGAGCGCTACACGTTCTTGTTCCAAACAGCCAGAGCTACGGACTCTTACCAGCAGCTCGTTGAGCGAGGATTGCCCCAGCTTGCTCGATTCCTTGAGAGAAGACCGGGCCTCGAAGCTGTGCTCGAAGCTCTTCTGGCTCTGCGTCCTCGCACCAAGGAAATTATTGCAGCTCTTCTTGCACCCGAAGGTCCGTTGGCTCTGATAACTCACACGGATTTTTGGTGCAATAATTTACTCTTCAGAGACACGGAGAATGGTGTATGCGAGTGCGCCATACTCGATTGGCAAATGGTCACTTACAGCAGACCGACAAACGACGTAGCTCTACTGCTGGTCAGCTCCGTTCCTACGGAACTCAGACGCAGGCACACCGAATCACTTTTGGACAGATACTGGGCCGTTTTAACAAGTAATTGCAGCGGTCTTGGTTTGGACATTCCAAAAGATCTGGATTACAGTAGAGCTGACTTGAGTCGGGATTATAGGCGATCTTTGCTTTTGGCTCTTTTACTCTGTATAGGATCGGTAGACGTAGCTTTAGGCGATCCCCTCACCGAACAGCGGCTAATAGATGTGTTAGAAGATCTCCATAATGACGGTATACTATCGGGAGAGTCTATTGAAATAAATCCATCGGTTCAGTGA
- the dy gene encoding uncharacterized protein dy: MRLHIHLVLACLLFKGLAGSDDVEVIQAVPGEDNRNDKSAMDRQDTELGSSDQLALETTGENTAGGGHYNTGQVRNHPGRVSLGLSNPRPHHNVAYHGPPPPLPSKGQTEAQDKVYTSHSGSGGDSWPVATPDMPKIISLDVKCEKNLMKVYLGFDQPFYGIVFSKGHYSNVNCVHLPAGLGRTSANFEISIHACGTAGNTENGLYGYGAESGSGTYFENIIVVQYDPQVQEVWDQARKLRCTWHDQYEKSVTFRPFPVDMLDVVRTDFAGDNVGCWMQIQVGKGPWASEVSGLVKIGQTMTMVLAIKDDDSKFDMLVRNCMAHDGKRAPIQLVDQKGCITRPKLMSRFTKIKNFGASASVLSYAHFQAFKFPDSMEVHFQCTIQICRYQCPDQCSESNLLDSQSTYIENHQVIHPESGYGPPPLHPLPLEAYLQATAGRPRDERRRKSREVAVSPEKEVGVNRIIRVVSTGDLTFAIDESSNDSVVGPTMVFPAKEHAANSSLICMTTPGFAITLIVLLAILLVSFALTAYVCLRLRPFGKLPNKGIVGPFGSNAHKKTSKTCFYS, translated from the exons ATGCGGTTACACATACACTTGGTCCTAGCCTGTCTTCTCTTCAAGGGA CTGGCCGGCTCCGACGACGTCGAGGTGATACAGGCCGTGCCCGGAGAGGACAATCGGAACGACAAATCGGCGATGGATCGGCAGGACACCGAGCTTGGCAGCTCGGACCAGCTGGCTCTCGAGACGACCGGTGAAAATACCGCCGGAGGTGGTCATTACAACACCGGTCAGGTACGGAATCATCCGGGTCGCGTCAGTCTTGGCCTATCCAATCCCCGGCCTCATCACAACGTCGCTTATCACGGACCTCCACCCCCCTTGCCGTCCAAGGGTCAAACGGAGGCTCAGGACAAGGTTTACACGTCCCATTCTGGTTCGGGCGGCGATTCCTGGCCGGTAGCAACGCCGGACATGCCCAAGATCATATCGCTCGACGTGAAGTGCGAGAAGAACCTGATGAAGGTATACCTCGGGTTCGACCAGCCCTTCTACGGCATAGTCTTCAGCAAGGGTCACTACAGTAACGTGAACTGCGTTCACCTTCCGGCCGGCCTCGGAAGGACATCGGCCAACTTCGAGATCAGCATCCACGCCTGCGGGACGGCCGGTAACACGGAGAACGGACTATACGGCTACGGCGCCGAGTCAGGCTCGGGAACATACTTCGAGAACATAATAGTCGTGCAGTACGATCCGCAGGTTCAGGAGGTATGGGACCAGGCCAGGAAGCTCCGGTGCACGTGGCACGACCAGTACGAGAAGTCGGTCACGTTCAGGCCCTTTCCGGTCGACATGCTCGACGTCGTGCGGACCGACTTCGCCGGGGACAACGTCGGTTGCTGGATGCAGATCCAGGTGGGCAAGGGACCCTGGGCCTCCGAGGTATCCGGACTGGTGAAGATCGGTCAGACGATGACTATGGTCCTTGCCATAAAGGACGACGACTCCAAGTTCGACATGCTGGTCCGGAACTGCATGGCTCACGACGGAAAGCGCGCCCCGATCCAGCTGGTGGATCAGAAGGGGTGCATAACCAGGCCCAAGCTGATGTCCCGTTTCACAAAGATCAAAAACTTCGGAGCTAGCGCCTCCGTTCTCTCCTACGCTCACTTCCAGGCGTTCAAGTTCCCCGACTCGATGGAGGTCCACTTCCAGTGCACCATTCAGATCTGCAGGTACCAGTGCCCCGACCAATGCTCCGAGTCGAATCTCCTCGACTCGCAGTCGACGTACATCGAGAACCACCAGGTGATCCATCCCGAGTCCGGTTACGGACCACCGCCTCTTCATCCGCTTCCTCTCGAAGCTTACCTCCAGGCAACGGCCGGACGACCGAGGGATGAGCGCAGGAGAAAGTCTCGCGAGGTCGCGGTTAGTCCCGAGAAAGAGGTCGGCGTCAACAGGATCATCCGGGTTGTTTCCACCGGCGATTTAACCTTCGCTATCGACGAGTCGAGCAACGATTCCGTGGTCGGACCGACGATGGTGTTTCCGGCAAAGGAACACGCCGCCAATTCGAGTCTCATATGCATGACGACACCCGGATTCGCCATCACGCTCATCGTTCTCCTCGCAATTCTACTCGTATCCTTTGCCCTCACGGCCTACGTTTGCCTCCGTTTAAGACCGTTCGGTAAACTACCGAACAAAGGAATCGTTGGACCGTTCGGCAGTAACGCGCATAAAAAAACCTCCAAGACTTGCTTCTACTCTTAG